The following proteins are encoded in a genomic region of Comamonas resistens:
- a CDS encoding ABC transporter substrate-binding protein: MRRQTFIHGLIAGAATLSLSGLIQAQTPLEVPFYYPVAVGGPITKVIDGYAAEFNKVHPQYKLTPVYAGTYQETIVKALTAHKAGKAPATSVLLSTDMFTLMDEDAIAPIDDFVKTDADKAWLKGFYPAFMANSQAGGKTWGIPFQRSTVVMYYNKQAFKEAGLDPNKAPQNWKELKEAAHKLTKKDASGKVVQYGIQIPSTGFAYWMLQTLTTPNDALLANEAGTKVTLNHPKVIEALDFWVSLVKEGVHPAGVVEWGTTPKDFMEKKAAIIVTTTGNLTNIKANAKFDFGVGQIAGNIRKGSPTGGGNFYIFKKAAKEQQQAAFEFAKWITQPEHAAQWSMDSGYVAVSPAAYETPVLKKYGQEFPQALVARDQLPVSVAEYSTHENQRVTKVLNDAIQAALNGSKTPAQAMEEAQKESDRILRRYK, encoded by the coding sequence ATGCGTCGCCAAACCTTTATCCATGGCCTGATTGCAGGCGCTGCCACTTTGAGCCTGTCGGGCCTGATCCAGGCACAGACCCCGCTGGAAGTGCCGTTCTATTACCCCGTGGCCGTGGGCGGTCCCATCACCAAGGTGATTGACGGCTATGCGGCCGAATTCAACAAGGTCCACCCCCAGTACAAGCTCACGCCGGTTTACGCGGGCACCTACCAGGAGACCATCGTCAAGGCACTGACGGCCCACAAGGCCGGCAAGGCGCCCGCGACCTCGGTGCTGCTGTCCACCGACATGTTCACGCTGATGGACGAGGACGCGATCGCGCCCATCGACGACTTCGTGAAGACCGATGCCGACAAGGCCTGGCTCAAGGGCTTCTATCCGGCTTTCATGGCCAACAGCCAGGCCGGTGGCAAGACCTGGGGCATCCCGTTCCAGCGCTCTACCGTGGTCATGTACTACAACAAGCAGGCCTTCAAGGAAGCCGGGCTGGACCCCAATAAAGCCCCCCAGAACTGGAAGGAGCTCAAGGAAGCCGCGCACAAGCTGACCAAGAAGGATGCCAGCGGCAAGGTCGTGCAGTACGGCATCCAGATCCCGTCCACGGGCTTTGCCTACTGGATGCTGCAGACGCTGACCACGCCCAACGACGCGCTGCTGGCCAACGAGGCCGGCACCAAGGTCACGCTGAACCATCCCAAGGTCATCGAAGCGCTGGACTTCTGGGTCAGCCTGGTCAAGGAGGGCGTGCATCCGGCCGGCGTGGTGGAGTGGGGCACGACACCCAAGGACTTCATGGAAAAGAAGGCCGCCATCATCGTGACCACGACCGGCAACCTGACCAATATCAAGGCCAATGCCAAGTTCGATTTCGGCGTGGGCCAGATCGCCGGCAATATCCGCAAGGGCTCGCCCACGGGCGGCGGCAATTTCTACATCTTCAAGAAGGCAGCCAAGGAGCAGCAGCAGGCCGCCTTCGAGTTCGCCAAGTGGATCACCCAGCCCGAGCATGCCGCGCAGTGGAGCATGGACAGCGGCTATGTGGCCGTCTCGCCCGCAGCCTACGAGACGCCCGTGCTCAAGAAGTACGGCCAGGAATTCCCGCAGGCCCTGGTGGCACGCGATCAGCTGCCGGTGTCGGTGGCCGAGTATTCCACGCATGAGAACCAGCGCGTGACCAAGGTACTCAACGACGCCATCCAGGCGGCCCTGAACGGCAGCAAGACCCCGGCCCAGGCCATGGAAGAGGCGCAGAAGGAATCCGATCGCATTCTGCGTCGCTACAAGTGA